Proteins found in one Planifilum fulgidum genomic segment:
- a CDS encoding phosphosulfolactate synthase codes for MKRNKEIFWDPKLTDPTLSRPAKPRSEGLTMVLDKGLGMSAFLDLLETASDHIDWIKLGFGTAGLTPVPLLTRKIELARAFGVRLYPGGTFFEVAKSQNKWLAYMDTLREMGFEWIEISDGTISLSPAERSRIIRAAKAKGFQVITEIGKKKAGSVIPVDLLVETYIRDLEDGASYVIVEGRESGENVGIYDSKGNLDEDFVLRIRERIDTGRLIWEAPKKSQQAHLLRLLGPGVNLGNVPSQEALAVESLRRGLRADTFHFGMQKQEVGLLES; via the coding sequence ATGAAACGGAACAAGGAAATCTTTTGGGATCCGAAGCTGACGGATCCCACCTTGAGCCGGCCGGCCAAGCCGCGCAGCGAGGGATTGACCATGGTGCTGGACAAGGGATTGGGGATGTCCGCCTTTCTCGATCTGCTGGAGACAGCCTCCGATCACATCGATTGGATCAAACTGGGATTCGGCACCGCCGGTCTCACCCCCGTCCCCCTCCTGACCCGGAAGATCGAACTGGCGCGCGCCTTCGGCGTGCGCCTCTACCCGGGAGGCACCTTTTTCGAGGTGGCCAAAAGCCAAAACAAATGGCTTGCCTATATGGACACCCTCCGGGAGATGGGGTTTGAATGGATCGAAATTTCCGACGGGACCATCTCTCTGTCCCCGGCGGAACGGAGCCGGATCATCCGGGCGGCCAAGGCGAAGGGATTTCAGGTGATCACGGAGATCGGCAAAAAGAAAGCGGGCTCCGTCATCCCGGTCGATCTCCTCGTCGAAACCTACATCCGGGACCTGGAGGACGGAGCTTCCTACGTCATCGTGGAAGGTCGGGAATCGGGGGAAAACGTCGGAATCTACGACTCCAAAGGAAACCTGGATGAAGATTTCGTTCTCCGCATCCGGGAACGGATCGATACAGGCCGCCTGATCTGGGAAGCCCCCAAAAAAAGCCAGCAGGCGCACCTCCTGCGACTTCTGGGACCCGGCGTCAATCTGGGTAACGTTCCTTCACAGGAAGCGCTCGCCGTGGAATCTCTCCGCCGCGGGCTGCGTGCGGACACCTTCCACTTCGGCATGCAAAAACAGGAGGTCGGGCTGTTGGAAAGCTAA
- a CDS encoding DUF441 domain-containing protein: MNPDLFLVILIIIGLIGRSPIISTAASLLLILKLTHLERFFPTVERRGLELGLLFLTIAVLVPFAAGRISVKEITSMFTSLPGILAIIGGMLATYMNGKGLDLLKMDPQLIIGLVIGSIIGIVMLRGIPVGPLMAAGITAFLLKVLTWIWSR, from the coding sequence ATGAATCCGGATCTGTTCCTCGTCATCCTCATCATCATCGGATTGATCGGACGCTCTCCCATCATTTCCACCGCCGCCAGCCTGTTGCTCATCCTGAAATTGACCCATCTGGAACGATTTTTTCCCACCGTGGAAAGGCGCGGGTTGGAATTGGGACTTTTGTTTCTCACCATCGCCGTCCTGGTCCCCTTTGCCGCAGGGCGGATTTCCGTCAAGGAGATCACTTCCATGTTCACCTCCCTCCCCGGAATCCTGGCCATCATCGGGGGTATGCTGGCAACCTACATGAACGGGAAGGGATTGGATCTTCTCAAGATGGATCCCCAGCTGATCATCGGGCTGGTGATCGGATCCATCATCGGGATCGTCATGTTGAGGGGAATTCCCGTCGGCCCCTTGATGGCCGCGGGAATCACCGCCTTTCTGCTCAAGGTGCTCACCTGGATTTGGTCCAGATAA
- the efp gene encoding elongation factor P: MISTNDFRVGLTIELDGEVWQVMEFQHVKPGKGAAFVRSKLRNLRNGNIQERTFRAGEKVPRAHVETRQMQYLYESGGEYTFMDNETYEQVSLPRERLEREVKFLKENMNVNLVIYKGETIGIQLPNTVELEVVETEPGIKGDTATGGSKPAKLETGLVVQVPLFVQEGDRLIIDTRSGEYVSRA; this comes from the coding sequence ATGATCTCAACCAACGATTTTCGCGTGGGATTGACGATTGAGCTGGACGGGGAAGTCTGGCAGGTGATGGAGTTTCAACACGTGAAGCCCGGAAAAGGGGCGGCCTTTGTCCGTTCGAAACTGCGCAATCTCCGCAACGGAAACATCCAGGAGCGGACCTTCCGGGCGGGAGAGAAGGTCCCCCGCGCCCACGTGGAGACGCGGCAGATGCAATATCTGTACGAAAGCGGCGGCGAATACACCTTCATGGACAACGAAACCTACGAGCAGGTCAGCCTGCCGAGGGAGCGGCTGGAGCGGGAAGTCAAATTTCTCAAGGAAAACATGAACGTCAACCTGGTCATATACAAGGGGGAGACGATCGGGATCCAGCTGCCCAACACCGTGGAGTTGGAAGTGGTGGAGACCGAACCCGGAATCAAGGGGGATACGGCGACGGGCGGCAGCAAACCGGCCAAACTGGAGACGGGATTGGTCGTCCAGGTTCCTCTGTTCGTGCAGGAGGGGGACCGGCTGATCATCGACACCCGGAGCGGAGAGTACGTCTCCCGGGCGTGA
- a CDS encoding M24 family metallopeptidase has protein sequence MSEKGHEALLISHPVNRRYITGFTGTAGMALVTDRDAVLVTDFRYVTQVKQQSPHFEVYRHDGDIFQAVADLCRKRGLKSLAFEQDHLTYGEVEKLKKSLGDIIAVPTSRVVESLRAVKDEGERDAIRKAAAIADRAFERILEELRPGRTEREIALRLEFMMREMGADGASFDIIVASGPRSALPHGVASDRVLEKGDLVTLDFGASYRGYCSDITRTVVLGEPNDAQRRIYETVREAQQAAVDAIRPGMTGKEADRVARDRIKASGYEKYFGHGTGHGLGMEVHEAPRLSPRGEEILEPGMVVTVEPGIYLPEFGGVRIEDDVIVTEDGREVLTQSPKHLIVIQ, from the coding sequence ATGTCGGAAAAGGGCCATGAGGCCCTGCTGATCAGCCATCCCGTCAACCGGCGCTATATCACGGGTTTTACCGGAACGGCGGGGATGGCGCTGGTCACGGACAGGGACGCGGTCCTGGTCACCGATTTTCGTTATGTGACCCAGGTGAAACAGCAGTCGCCCCATTTTGAAGTGTATCGCCATGACGGCGACATTTTTCAGGCCGTCGCCGATCTGTGCCGGAAGCGGGGTTTGAAGTCCCTGGCCTTCGAGCAGGATCATTTAACCTACGGGGAAGTGGAAAAACTAAAGAAGTCCTTGGGGGACATCATCGCGGTGCCCACGAGCCGCGTGGTGGAGTCCCTCCGGGCGGTGAAGGACGAAGGGGAACGGGATGCGATCAGGAAAGCGGCGGCGATCGCCGACCGGGCCTTTGAGCGCATTCTGGAGGAGCTTCGTCCCGGCCGGACGGAACGGGAGATCGCCCTGCGCCTCGAGTTCATGATGCGGGAGATGGGGGCGGATGGCGCCTCCTTTGACATCATTGTGGCCTCCGGTCCCCGATCGGCTCTTCCCCACGGTGTGGCCAGCGACCGGGTGTTGGAAAAGGGGGATCTGGTGACTCTCGATTTCGGGGCCTCATATCGCGGATACTGTTCCGACATTACCCGGACGGTGGTGCTGGGAGAGCCGAATGACGCACAGCGGAGGATCTACGAAACGGTCAGGGAGGCCCAGCAGGCCGCCGTCGATGCGATCCGGCCCGGCATGACCGGAAAAGAAGCGGACCGGGTGGCCAGGGACCGGATCAAGGCGTCTGGATACGAGAAATACTTTGGTCACGGAACCGGCCACGGCCTGGGCATGGAAGTCCACGAGGCGCCGAGGCTTTCCCCGAGGGGTGAGGAAATCCTGGAGCCGGGGATGGTAGTGACGGTGGAACCGGGGATCTACCTTCCCGAATTCGGGGGCGTCCGCATCGAGGACGACGTGATCGTCACGGAGGACGGAAGAGAAGTGCTCACACAAAGCCCGAAACATCTCATCGTGATCCAATAG
- the aroQ gene encoding type II 3-dehydroquinate dehydratase, whose translation MARILILNGPNLNRLGRREPDIYGRVSLDELNERLRVRARSWGLEVECFQSNHEGELIDRIHAAEGAFDYIIINPGAFTHYSYAIRDALASVNVPFVEVHLSNVHARESFRSHSVTAPISDGQIVGFGPLGYELALYAAAVRLGALQRGDSIEGTAGPSAGEDVGKGP comes from the coding sequence GTGGCTCGCATTCTCATCTTGAACGGCCCCAACCTGAATCGATTGGGGCGGCGGGAACCGGACATATACGGACGGGTTTCCCTGGACGAGTTGAATGAGCGGCTCCGGGTCCGGGCGAGATCCTGGGGGTTGGAAGTGGAGTGCTTTCAATCCAACCATGAAGGGGAATTGATCGACCGGATCCACGCCGCCGAGGGCGCCTTCGATTACATAATCATCAATCCGGGAGCTTTCACCCATTACAGCTATGCGATCCGGGACGCCCTCGCCTCCGTGAATGTGCCCTTCGTCGAAGTCCACCTGTCCAATGTGCATGCCCGGGAATCCTTCCGGTCCCATTCGGTGACCGCTCCGATCAGCGACGGGCAGATTGTGGGCTTTGGCCCGCTCGGATACGAGCTCGCCCTGTACGCGGCGGCGGTGAGGTTGGGCGCTTTGCAGAGGGGGGATTCCATTGAAGGAACGGCTGGTCCGTCTGCGGGCGAAGATGTCGGAAAAGGGCCATGA